DNA from Massilia sp. KIM:
TTGATGCTGCGGCGTCCGCTCATGACCGGGGCCGGGGCCTTTTCGACCGTGGGGTTGCCGCTGAAGAGCTGGGAGATGTCGATCTCGAGCGCATTGCAGATGCGGACCAGCTTGTCGTAGCTGAGCGACATCTTGTTGTTTTCGATCTTGGAGATCGTCGACATGGGCATGCCGCTCTTTTCGCCGGCCTCGATCAGCGTCAGCCCGCGCTCCTTGCGGATGCGCCTGAGCGTCTCGCCCAGGTTGGCGTCCCGTTCCGGGGGGTGGTTGATCGCGCGTTTCGTTGCCATGCGGTGTCCTCTCTCGAGCTTTCATTATAGATCGGCCTTGCAAAGCTTGAAAACTCGGCACGGCGGTTTTCCGCTTCGCTAAATTCCTTCGGGACCGTGCGGGTCGGCCACGCGCGGCCAGTAGACGGGCGAGCGCAGGCGGTAGGGAATGGCCGCGAAGTCGAAGTTCATGGCGCCGGGGGTCGAGACGTAGAGCACGGCGCGCGCCAGCGGCGCGAACTCGGCGTGGAAGTGCTGGGTCGACTTCACCACCACCAGGTCCTTGTCCGCCAGGCTGATGCCGGCGCCGGTGAAGGCGTCCGTGCCGTAGGTCTGGGTGCGGATCGAGGACAGCAGGATGTGCAGGCCGTGCGGCGCTTCCACCCACACGCAGTCGCCCAGCCGCTCGCGCGTTCCCAGCGCGCTCTGGCTGTGGTCCGGCACGATGGCGCGTACCGTCACGCGCAGATCGACCGGCAGGCCGGAAGCCGGGCCGCACTTGCCGCCGATGCGCAAGTCCAGGCTGGCGCCCACGCCGGCGCTCTTGCAGACGTGGACCGCGCCCAGGTCCCACAGCGCGCCCAGGGCCACGTTGGCCGCCTTGCGCTCGACCAGGCGGCGCAGGATGAAGCTGCTGTCGCCGGCCGCGCCGCCGCCGGGATTGTCGGCCACGTCGGCCAGCACCGCCGGGCCGGCGCCGGGCGTGGCTGCGGCCAGGTCGAGGGCAGCGTCGATCTCCAGCACCTCCGGGCCGATCCGCTCGCGCAGGGACCAGAATTCGGCCGCCAGGCGGCGCGCCGTGCGCCGCGCCAGGGCCCGGTCATTGTCCGTCACCACCCACAGCCTGGCGCCGCCTTCCGGCACGTCGCCCCAGGGGAAGCCGTGACCCAGCGAGACCGAGAGCACGCCGGGCTCGCGCTCGGCCTCCTGCATGCGGCGCACGAAGCCCTGCATCGGCTCGCGGGTCGTGTGCCACAGGCCCACCATGCGCAGGTCGACCACTTCGGTGACCGGCTTGAGGCGCCCGGCCACCGCGTCCTTGAGCAGGCGGTACAGCTCCAGCCCGCGCGCTTCAGCGTCGACGTGCGGGTACTCCTTGAAGGCGATGATGAGGTCGGCCGCGCTGCGCATCATCTCCGTGAAATGGCAGTGCAGGTCGAGTTCGAGGCCGATCGGCACCTGCGGCCCGACGATGCCGCGGATGCGCGCCGCCAGGTCGCCCTCGCAGTCGTCGATCCCTTCGGCCGCCATCGCGCCGTGCAGCATCAACTGCACCGCGTGCACCGGCATGGCGGCGCGCAGGTCGGCCAGGATCTCGTCGCGCAGCGCCTCGTAGACGTGGCGCACGGTGCGCCCACCCGGCTGGGCCAGGGTGCACAGGCTTTCCACCGCCTCGCCGCCGTCCGCCTCGATGAGGCCGCGCAGGTAGCGCAGGAAGGCGCCGCTGCCCTCGGGGTCGCGCAGGCTGGCGTCGCCGTGGTGGATGCCGATCTCCTCGAAGGCCGCCAGGCCGGTGGGCGCGGCGGCGAAGGTGTTGGTCTCGGTGGCCAGGTGAGCGATGAAGAATTTCATGTCGGTGTCCGATGCGCTTCAAGGCCGGCGCGAGGGGCTTGCGCTGGCGCCGCCGGCCGCGCCGTGGCCGCGCGGCCGCCCCATGGCGGGCCTCAGTAGTTGAGGTTCCAGGTGATCAGGTGGCCCACCAGGCCGAGCCAGACCACGCCCAGCAGCGCCAGCGCCACCAGCACCGCCCACACGCGGCTCAGGCGGGTGGCGTCGGTGCGGCGCATGCGCCAGGCCGTCCATACGCCCACCAGGGCGGCGCCGATCGCCAGCAGGCCGCTGGCCTCCAGCAGGCCGACGATCCAGTCGATGCCGCTGTGGTAGGCCGCGACGTCGACGCTGAGCACCGGCTTGATCATGATGAACCAGGCGCTCACGTAGACGGCAGCCACCAGCACCGCCAGTCGCTGGAACTTGCGCAGGCGGCGCAGCTCCGGCGACAGGCCGCTGGTGGCGCGTTCGGCGCGGCGCAGCAGCGCGCCAAGGGGCCAGGCCAGCAGGGTGCAGGCCAGCACCAGGAAGGACAGCAGCAGGATGCTCACGTTGAGCGGGGCCGAGCGCAGGAAGTGGGCTTCCTGCATCACCGACACCGGGTTGTCGCTGTCGATCACGGTCTTGACCCCGTCCACCGTCTTGAGGGTCAGCATCTGGGCGCCGCCGACCTTCTGCCACAGCTGCGGGCCGATCTCGCGGAAGGTGACCGGCTCGCCCAGGGCGTCGGGCGCGGTGATGGTGCCGTCCGGGTTGGCGGTGATGACCGATTGCTCCAGCAGGTAGAAGAAGCGCAGGAAGCCGTGATCGACCCGGCGCGAGCTCTGGTAGCGGCCGGCGATCTCCTGGGCGTCGGCGGCGGCCGAGGCCAGGGTCGGCGCTTCCTTGGCGGCGGGAGCCGGGAAGTAGCGGTCCATGAAGCCGTCCATCAGCTCCTTGCGCGCGCCGTACACGGCCGAGTCCTTGCCGCGGCTGTTGTAGGTGAAGAAGATGCCCACGTTCTCTTCCGGGATCAGGTTCATCTCGGTGTGGAAGACGATGGTGTCGCCGCCGTGGCCGAGCAGCACGCGGCCGTTCTGCAGCACCCGGAAGAAGCCGTGCGCCATCACGCCGAAGCCCGGCGGGGCATCGTGGGTGGGGCTGTGCATGCGCGCCGTGGTGGCGGCGTCCAGCAACTGGACGCCGTCCACGCTGCCGCGCTGCAGGTGGGCCAGCATGAAGCGCGTCATGTCGGCCGCGGTGGTGGTCATGGAACCGGCCGGCGCGGTGATCACCAGCTCGAAGGGCGAAGGCGGCTCGGCGATGGTGTGGTAACCCTGGGACGGCTGGCCCGGGAAGCCCTTGGGCAGGGGCTGGGCGAAGGTCGAGTGGCGCATCCCGAGCGGCTTGAAGACGTGCTGCTCGACGTAGCGCTCGAAGGGCATGCCGGACACGCGCTGCACGATGTAGCCGGCCAGCGCCACGCCGTAGTTGGAATAGGCCGGCACCGTGCCCGGCGCGAACAGCATCGGCCGTGGATGCTCCTTCAGGTAGGTTTCGGTGCTCTGGGCCTGCCCGGGATCATAGCCCAGCAGGTCCTTCAGTCCTTCCTCGAAGCCGGCGCGGTGGTTCATCAGGTCGCGCATGGTGATCGGCTTGCCGTAGGCTTCCTCGATCCGGAAGTCGAGGTAGTCGTTGACGTTGCGGTCGAGGTCGATCTTGCCCTGGGCGACCAGTTGCATCACGGCGGTCCAGGTGAAGACCTTGGCGGTCGAGCCGATCCGCACCAGGCTGGCGGCGGGGTCCATCGGCGCCTTGGCCTCGACATCGGCCAGGCCGTAGCCCTTCTGCAGCAGCACCTTACCGTCCTTGACCACGCTGATCACCATGCCGGCGATCTGGCCGCTCTTGAGCGAGTAAGGCACCCGCCCGTCGAGCCAAGCCTCGAGGTCGGCCGCGTCCAGCATGCGGCCGCCCGCCGGCGCGGCGCCATTGCCGGCGCTGGGGGCCGGCGCCTGCGGCAGCTGCGGCCCGGCGCCGCGGGCCTGGTCGGCGATGGCGCCGGCCTTGTCCTTCGCGGCCGCGCCGGGCTTGGGAGTGGCGGCAAGGTCCGTAGGCGCCGTCTGCGCGGCCGCCGGCGCCGCCGCGGCGGCCGGCAGCGAGGCAGTGGCGAGCAGCGCGGCGGCTGCGATCAGGAACAGGAAGTGGGAACGCGCGCTCATCGGGTCCTCGGGTCAGTAGTGGGGATTGAAACTCAGCAGCCGGTGGTAGAGGCCGACCGCCGTCAGGATCGCGAAGCTCAGCACCCACAGCGCGGGCAGCGCCATGTCCTTCTTCGCGCCCGAGGCCAGCACCGTGCGCGCATGCCACAGCGCCACGCCCAGGCCGCCGAGGAAGCCGACGAAGCTGCTGGCCTGGGCCAGGACCAGCAGCAGGCTCGGATCGCTCTTCTCCATCTGCACGAAGCTCAGGGTCCACAGGGCGACGCTGAGCAGGACCACGCCGCAGGCCAGGCGCAGCCAGGTGAGCGTACGCGGCGGCTTGGGCAGGCCGTGGCGGCGGCGGATGCGCGCCGCCACCGGCCAGGCCAGCAGCGTGAGCAGGGCCACCAGGAGCGCGCCGAGCAAGAGCAGCAGCATGACGCTGCTGGCCATGAAGGGCACCGGCTCGAACACGAAGGCGAAGACATAGGGCTCCAGGCCCCAGCGTTTGATCTTGCCGTCTTCCACGATCGCCTGCAGGCGGCGCTTGCCATGCTCTTCCTGCCACAGGAAGGGCTTGATCTCGCGGAAGGTGCTGCGGCTGCCGCCGAGTTCGATCGCCACCCGGCCGCCCTCGACCGCTTCGATCTTGAGTGGGCTGATCAACTGCAGGATGGACAGGAAGGTCGAGTCGGCGCGCCGCGAGTTGCGGTAGGCGCCGGCCAGCATGGCGGCGTGCTGCTCGGCCGTGGCCTGGTCGACGCCGGCAGCCAGGGGTGCGCGGGTGTCGGGCAGGTAGCGGTCGGCGAAGCCCTGGTAGAGGCGTTCGCGCAGCCATTTGCCGAGATCATGGCGGCCGGCCGCGTTGACCGACACGTACAGGCCGATGCCCTCGTCCGGCAACAGGATCAGGTCGGAGTGGAACAGGTTGGTGTCGCCGCCGTGGCCGAGCGCGCGGCGGCCGTTCAGGTCCTGCTGGTAGAAGCCCAGGCCGATGCCGTTCAGGTCGGGCATGCCGCGCGTGATGGTGGTGTGCATCAGCTTGACGGTCTCGGGACGCAGGATGCGCTGGCCGTCCAGCTCACCTCCCTGCAGGAAGGCGAGCATGAAGCGCGCCATGTCGCTGCCGGGCGCGGACAGGCTGCCGGCCGGCGGCATGCTGACGATCTCGAAGCCCTTGGGTTCCTCGTCCGCGCTCATGTAGCCCTCGGACATCTGGCCGCGCAGGGCCTGGGGCAGCGGCTGGCGGAAGGTCGACTGCTTCATGCCCAGCGGCGCGAAGATGCGCTGCTCGACATAGTCGTCGAAAGGCTGGCCGCTGACGCGTTCCACGATGTAGCCGGCCAGCGAGGTGGCCCAGTTCGAGTAGCCCTGGGTGGTGCCCGGGTCGTAGAGATAAGGCGGGATATAGCCCTTGAGGACCTTGCCGTTGTCGGGCGTGTACTGGTCGTAGACGATCAGCCGGCGGCCGGTCTCCTCCAGGCCGGTGGTGTGGGTCATCACGTGGCGCAGGGTCAGGAACTTGCCGTTGCGCGCAGGGACCTGGAAGTCGAGGTAGCGGTTCAGGTCCGCATCGAGATCGAGCTTGCCCTGCTCCACCAGCTGCATCACGGCGGTCCAGGTGAACAGCTTGGAGATCGAGCCGGGGCGGAACAGGGTCCGGTTCGGATCGACCGGCACCGATCCCTTCCAGTCGGCGAATCCATAGCCCTTCTCGAGCAGCGGCTTGCCGTCCTTGACCACCACCACGATGGCGCCGGGCACCCCGGCGGTGCGCAGCGCGCTGGGCATCAGGCCGTCGAGCCAGGTCTCGAGGTCCGCGGCGCTGAGCGCGCGCGCCGCGCCGGTGGCGGCGGGCGGCGCGGCCGCGGCGGGCGGGGCCACCGAACCGGAGGGCGAAGGAGCGGGCTCCTGGGCCAGGGCCGGCAGCAGGAAGGCGGCGCCCAGCAGGAGCATGGCCGCGCGCAGGCGGGCGAGCAGGAGGCCCTTCATCAGAAGGCCCTCGTCAGGTTGAGGCCAATGGTGCGCGGCTGGACCGGTGTGACGCGCAGCGGGCCGCCGAAGGCGGTAAGCGCGGTGTCGGCGCTGCTCACGGCGCGCTTGTCGGCCAGGTTGCGCACGAAGGCGCCGAGCTGCCAGCCACGCAGGTCCACGCCGGCCTGCAGGTCGGCCAGGGTGTAGCTGGACATGCGGAAGTTCGGCACCGAGGTTTCCGGCGAGTCGAAGCCGGCATTGCGCTTGCCCACATGGCGCACGCCGAAGCCGGCCCAGGCGGGGTAGCCGCCCAGTGCGAACTCGTAGCGCGCGCCCAGGTTGGCCGAGACGCGCGCGGTGTTCGGCAGGCGCGCGCCCGACATGCCGAGCGCCGGGGCGTCCTCGGTCAGCGTTGCGTCGGTCCAGGCCAGGCTGCCGTCCAGGCTGAGGCGGTCGTCGAGCTTGTAGCGCAGCGCCAGTTCCAGGCCCCTGGATTCGGCTTCGCCGGCATTCCCGGTCAGGGTGGTGGCGCCGATCGCGATCGGCTGCTGCAAGTCGTCCCAGCGGATGTCGAACAGCGCGGCCTCGACGAACAGGCGGCGGTCCAGCAGGTCGGCCTTGTAGCCGATCTCGTAGCTCCACAGCTTGTCGGGCTGGAAGGTGGTCGGCGCACCCGGGATCACCTGGCCGTTCTGGTCGATCGCCGGCGGATTCGGGCCGCCCGGACGATAGCCGCTGGCGGCACGGAAGTAGACGCTGCTGGTCTTGTCGATCGAGTAGCGGGCGGTGGCCAGGTAGGTCTTGGAGCTGTCCTTGCCCGAGGATTCGAAGTCGCGCACGCCATTGGTCAGGGTGCCGTAGGTCTGGCGGTTGCGGGCCGAGCGCGCGCCCACCGTGAACGACCAGGCGGCGCTCGGGTTCCAGGTCAGGTCGCCGTAGACGGCATTTTCCTGGAACAGCGAGGGCTGGCTCGAGCGCACGAAGTCGGTTTCCGTATTGTCCGGCAACTGGGCGTAGAGACGCTGGTCACGGCTGCCGGTTTCCTTGTTGTGGTAGAAGCCGAGCAGCCATTCGAGCGGACCGCGGCTTGAAGTCAGGCGCACTTCGGCGGTGCGCTTGCGCAGGTCGATGTCGTTGTCGAGGCCACCGAAGTTGAGGCCTTCGCTGCCGAGGATGTCGGTGGCGTCGAGCGCGGTCTCGCCCTCGAAGCGCTGGGCCGAGGCGATCACGTTCAGGCGCGCCCAGCCCATCTCGTACTCGACCGCACCCGAGACCACCCCGGTCTTGATCTTGTAGGGTTCGTCGCGGTAGAGCTGGTGGGTCAGGTCGCCGTACAGGGGCTGGCCGGTGGCGATGTCGTACTGGGCGATGCTGGTGCCGTCGCGCTCGATGTTCTGCTGGGTGGCGGTCAGGCGCACGCGCAGCTTGTTGCTGGGGTCGAAGAGCACCGACACCCGCACGCCGCGGGTGTCGCCCTCGTTGGCGTGGTCGGCGTTGACCCGGCCGACCGAACGGATGTAGCCGCCGTCATGCTCGTTGAAGGCCGCCACCCGCAGCGCGGCCACGCCTTCCTGCAGCGGCACGTTGAACACCGCATTCTCGGTGTGGCCGACGCCGCCGTTCCTGCTCTTGCGGATCGCCAGCCCGGCCTTGCCCGAGAAGCCGCTCGGATCGGGATCGTTGGTCACGTACTTGAGCAGGCCGCCCATGGCGCCGGCGCCGTACAGGGTGCCCTGGGGACCGCGCAGCAGTTCCACGTGGTGCAGGTCGAGCAGCGACAGGTCGAGGGCCGACACCGCTTCGCCGACGAAGCTGGTGCTGGAGCCGAAGGCCACGTCGTCGATATAGATGCCGACCGTCGGCGCGCTCATGCTGCCCACCGAGACGCCGCGGATCTCCACCTGGCCGCGCCCCGGGCCGCCGTCGCTGGAGACGTGGACGCCCGGCAGGGTGCCGACGTAGTCGCTCAGCGAGGCCGCGCCGGACTGTTCCAGCACCTCGGTGCTGATGGTCTCCACGCGCAGCGGCACGTCGCGGATCGGTTCGCGGCGGCGGGTGGCGGTGACGGTGACGACCTCGGTCCTGTTCGATGCGGCGGCGGGAGCGCTGGGGGTGCTGGCGGCGGGCGCCGGCGCGGGTGCGGGTGTGGCTTCCTGCTGCTCCTGGGCCAGGGCCTGGGCGCAGGTGAGGGAGACGAGGGTGGCGGCGGCGAGGGAAACCGCGCGGCACCGTGCAAGACCGCTGGCCGGGCGCCGCCCGAGCGCGAGGTCGTTTGTTCCGGTATTCGACAGCTGCAAAACGCTTCGGTACATGGTGCACTCCTGGTGATGGGGACCGCGGTCAATACGTTTTCAAAATACTACATTATTTTCTGAATATCTATCAAACAGAAAAAATATAACTGTTGTTTTCTGTATTTGAAAATTCGACGGCGAGTGCGGGCCTGGCCGGAAAATCGCGCGAAGCGGCAGGAAGTGCGCTCCCAGGCCTCCCCCTTCGGGGCGGCCCAGGGCGGGAAAGGCGGAGGAAACTCAGGAAGCGGCCGCCAGCAGGCGGCGCACCGGCGGGCGGGCGGAGGAATCGCGCACCACGAGCTGGCCCCGCAGGCGCTCGCGGCGGCGCGGCGGCTGTTCGCCGCGGATGCGCTGCAGCAGCAGCGCCGTCAGTGCATGTCCCATCTGGTAGATCGGCTGGGTCACCGTGCTCAGGCGCGGCGTGGAGAACGCGGCCATCTCCAGGCCGCAGGCGCCGACCACCGACAGGTCCTCGGGCACGCGCAGGCCGGCTTCCTGCGCCGCGCGCAGGGCGCCCAGCGCCATCAGGTCGCTGCAGGCGAACAGCGCGGTCGGCGCGCGGTCCAGCGCGAGCAGACGGCGCGCGCCCTCGTGCCCGCCCTGGCAGTCGGGCGCGACGTGCGCCACGCAGGCGGGGTCCAGGCCGAGTCCCGCCTCGTCCAGGGCGCGGCGGCAGCCGGCCAGGCGCTCCCGCGTGGCCGGGTGGCGCGCCGGACCGGCCAGGCAGGCGATGCGCTTGTGGCCGAGCTCGAGCAGGTGGCGGGTGGCGGCGTAGCCGGTGGCTTCGTGATCGAGGCCGATGAGGTCGAGATCGGCCGCGACGTCGTGGTCGGCCAGCACGACCGGCACGCGCTGGCCGGCCAGCAGCGGCGCCAGTTCGTCGCGGGCGCTGCCGGCCACCAGCACCAGGCCGTCGATGCGGCGCTCGATCAGGCCGCGCAGGTGGGCCGCCTGGCGCTGCGGGTCGTCGTAGCCATTGCACAGCATGATGGTGTAGCCGGCCGCGAAGGCGGCGTCCTCGATCCCGCGCAGCAGTTCGGCGATGGCGGGGTCGGTGTTGTCGGGCACCGAGACGCCGATGGTATGGGTCTTGTCGTTCTTGAGGCTGCGCGCCACGGCGCTCGGGATGTAGCGCATCTCGTCGATCACCGCCAGCACCCGCTGGCGAACGTCTTCGCTGACTGCGCGCGTATTGTTGATGACGTGCGAGACGGTGGAGGTGGAAACCCCTGCCCGCTCCGCGACCTGCTTCATTGTTGCCATCCAGCCTCCTTAGCGCGGCATTATGACCTGAACGTTACAAGACGGGCAATGTGTATGTACTCACAACAGGGCGGATCACCCGATCCGGATTGTGTACAATCGATCAATCCCCACCTATGGTGGGCGCGACGGCCAGTGGCCATCCGCCCGCGGTGCGATCGATGGCCGCGGTGTATTCCTCTCACCCTGTCCCCAACAAGGAGTGTGTATGGCAATCAGTCTTCAGAAAGGCGGCAACGTCAACCTGAGCAAGGAAGCGCCCGGCCTCACCCGCGTGATCATCGGCCTGGGATGGGACCCGCGCTCCACCGACGGCGCGCCCTTCGACCTGGACGGCAGCGCCTTCCTGCTCAAGAGCGACGGCAAGGTGCGCGCCGATACCGACTTCATCTTCTACAACAACCTCAAGTCGCCCGAGGGCTCGGTCGTGCACGCGGGCGACAACACCACCGGCATGGGCGCCGGCGACGACGAGAAGATCGCGGTCGACCTGGCGCGCGTGCCGCCCGAGATCGAGAAGATCTCGTTCTGCGTGACCATCCACGACGCGGACGCGCGGCGCCAGAACTTCGGCATGGTCAGCAAGGCCTACATCCGCTGCCTGAACGCCAGCGGCGACACCGAGATCGCCCGCTACGACCTGTCCGAGGACAGCTCGACCGAAACCGCGATGATCTTCGGCGAACTGTATCGCCACGGCGCCGAATGGAAGTTCCGCGCCGTCGGCCAGGGCTTCAAGGGCGGGCTCGGACCGCTCGCCCGTTCCTTCGGCGTCAACGTCTGACCCGCGGGCGGCCGCCGCGCGCGGCCGCCTTTTTCCACTCTTCTTCGAGCACTGCATGCGTGTCTGGTACAACAGGACGTTTTCGTCCGTCTACGCCGCGATCAAACTGGTCCGCGAGGCCGATACCGAAGGCCGTTTCACCCTCATTCACAGCAATCCCAACCGCCATGCGCCCGCCGGCCGGCTGGCGCACGCATTCCATGGCGAGCCCACCGGGCTGGAACGCGAGGCCTACGTCGACTGGTGCCTGGACTTCTGCCGCAGGCACGCCATCGACATCTTCGTGCCGGGGCGCGAGGCGACCGCGCTGGCGGCCGAGCATGCGCGCTTCGCGCAGGCCGGGGTGCGGGTGCTGAGCGCGGCTTCAGGCCCCGCCCTGCAGCTGCTGCATGACAAGGCGCGCTTCTACCTGGAGACCGACCTGCCGCAGGCGCCGGTGGCGGAATTCCGCCGCTTCGAGAACCTCTCGGAATTCGACGCCGCCTATGCCGCGCTGCGCCCGCGCCACGCCAGGCTGTGCGTGAAGCCTACGCACTCGATCTACGGGCTGGGCTTCGCCGTGATCGACGAGGAGCGCAGCAGCGCCGCCCTCCTGATGGCCGGCGTCGAGTACCACATCGGGCGCGAGGACCTGCGGCGCGGGCTGGCGGAGCTGGGCAGTTTCCGCAGCATGCTGCTGATGGAATACCTGGACGGTCCTGAATACAGCGTCGATTGCGTGGGGGACGAGGGGCGCCTGGTGGTCGCCGTGGTGCGCCGCAAGCTGGGCCAGCCCGGCGCCGGCCAGCTGATCGAGCAGCGCGCCGACATCCTGGAGGCCACCAGCCGGCTGGCTGCCCGCCATCGCCTGAACGGCGTGTTCAACGTCCAGTTCCGCGAAGGCGGCGGCCGTCCGCGCCTGCTCGAGATCAATCCGCGCATGTCGGGCGGGGTCGGCATGGCCTGCGTGGCCGGGCCGAACCTGCCCTGGATCGCCTTGAAGGGTTTCGCCGACGGCTTCGACACGGTGGACGTGCCGGCGGTGCGCGACGGGATCCGCGTGGCCGAGCTGTCGGAAGCGGTGGAGCTGGCATGAACGCGCCCTCCTCTTCCTCGACCCTGGCCTGGCGCAGCGTCGCGCTGCCGACCGGCACCCTGGAACTGCGCCTGGAACGCGGCGCATCCGAGGCCGACGCGCTGCTCGGCTTCGCGGCGCGCGCCAACGCCAAGCGCGGCTTCCTCTTCCTCAGCAAGGTGCTGGGCAAGCACTGGCCGGTGCGCTCCAGCGCGATGCTCGCCATCCACGAGCGCCTGGCCGCCACCGTCCCGCAGGTCGATGGGCCGGTGCTCTTCATCGCCATGGCGGAAACGGCGGTCGGCCTGGGCCAGGGCGTGTTCGAGGCCTGGCTGCGCGCCCATCCCGGCCACCCTGCCCTGTTCCTGCACACCACCCGTTATCGGGTCGGCTCCAGCCCGCTGATCGAATTCGAGGAAGCGCACAGCCACGCGCCGCGCCAGTTCCTGCACGAGCCGCAGGACCCGGCGCTGCGCGACCTGCTGCTGGCGGCGCGCACCCTGGTGCTGGTGGACGACGAGGCCAGCACCGGCAACACCTTCGTCAACCTGGCGGCGGCCTGCCGCCGGCTCAACCCCGGCATCCGCCAGGTGCACCTGGCGACCATCACCAACTTCATGGGCGCGCAGGCAAGCAGCGGCCTGGACGCGCGCTTCGGGATGCCGGTGAGCCTGGGCGCCCTGGTCGAGGGCGAGTTCCGCTTCAGCGCAGGGACCTGCGCGCCCGACGGCGGCGTGGCCCAGCGCTTCGACCCGGCGGCCGAGAACGGGGCGAGCGGCGCCTTCGGGCGGCTGGGACTGGCGCGCGCGATGCGCGCGCCGGAGACCTTGGCCGATGATCTGGCGGCGGGCGTGCGGCCGGGTGAGCGCGTGCTGGTGCTGGGCACGGGCGAATTCATGCACGCTTCCACCCTGCTGGGTGCGGCGCTCGAGCGGCGCGGCGTGGAAGTGTGGGTGCAGTCGACCACGCGCTCGCCGATCCTGAGCTGGGGCGCGGTCGGGCATGCGCTGCGCTTCGCCGACAACTATGGCGAAGGCATCGCCAACTTCCTGTACAACGTGCGGCCCGGCCAGTATGACCAGGTCTTCATCTGCCACGAGACTGCCGTGAATCCCGCCCTGCGCGAGCTTGCGGAACTGCTAGGCGCGCGCCTGTTCCACTTCCACAGCGAGGACCGTGTTGAAGAAATT
Protein-coding regions in this window:
- a CDS encoding M81 family metallopeptidase; protein product: MKFFIAHLATETNTFAAAPTGLAAFEEIGIHHGDASLRDPEGSGAFLRYLRGLIEADGGEAVESLCTLAQPGGRTVRHVYEALRDEILADLRAAMPVHAVQLMLHGAMAAEGIDDCEGDLAARIRGIVGPQVPIGLELDLHCHFTEMMRSAADLIIAFKEYPHVDAEARGLELYRLLKDAVAGRLKPVTEVVDLRMVGLWHTTREPMQGFVRRMQEAEREPGVLSVSLGHGFPWGDVPEGGARLWVVTDNDRALARRTARRLAAEFWSLRERIGPEVLEIDAALDLAAATPGAGPAVLADVADNPGGGAAGDSSFILRRLVERKAANVALGALWDLGAVHVCKSAGVGASLDLRIGGKCGPASGLPVDLRVTVRAIVPDHSQSALGTRERLGDCVWVEAPHGLHILLSSIRTQTYGTDAFTGAGISLADKDLVVVKSTQHFHAEFAPLARAVLYVSTPGAMNFDFAAIPYRLRSPVYWPRVADPHGPEGI
- a CDS encoding serine hydrolase codes for the protein MSARSHFLFLIAAAALLATASLPAAAAAPAAAQTAPTDLAATPKPGAAAKDKAGAIADQARGAGPQLPQAPAPSAGNGAAPAGGRMLDAADLEAWLDGRVPYSLKSGQIAGMVISVVKDGKVLLQKGYGLADVEAKAPMDPAASLVRIGSTAKVFTWTAVMQLVAQGKIDLDRNVNDYLDFRIEEAYGKPITMRDLMNHRAGFEEGLKDLLGYDPGQAQSTETYLKEHPRPMLFAPGTVPAYSNYGVALAGYIVQRVSGMPFERYVEQHVFKPLGMRHSTFAQPLPKGFPGQPSQGYHTIAEPPSPFELVITAPAGSMTTTAADMTRFMLAHLQRGSVDGVQLLDAATTARMHSPTHDAPPGFGVMAHGFFRVLQNGRVLLGHGGDTIVFHTEMNLIPEENVGIFFTYNSRGKDSAVYGARKELMDGFMDRYFPAPAAKEAPTLASAAADAQEIAGRYQSSRRVDHGFLRFFYLLEQSVITANPDGTITAPDALGEPVTFREIGPQLWQKVGGAQMLTLKTVDGVKTVIDSDNPVSVMQEAHFLRSAPLNVSILLLSFLVLACTLLAWPLGALLRRAERATSGLSPELRRLRKFQRLAVLVAAVYVSAWFIMIKPVLSVDVAAYHSGIDWIVGLLEASGLLAIGAALVGVWTAWRMRRTDATRLSRVWAVLVALALLGVVWLGLVGHLITWNLNY
- a CDS encoding serine hydrolase, whose amino-acid sequence is MKGLLLARLRAAMLLLGAAFLLPALAQEPAPSPSGSVAPPAAAAPPAATGAARALSAADLETWLDGLMPSALRTAGVPGAIVVVVKDGKPLLEKGYGFADWKGSVPVDPNRTLFRPGSISKLFTWTAVMQLVEQGKLDLDADLNRYLDFQVPARNGKFLTLRHVMTHTTGLEETGRRLIVYDQYTPDNGKVLKGYIPPYLYDPGTTQGYSNWATSLAGYIVERVSGQPFDDYVEQRIFAPLGMKQSTFRQPLPQALRGQMSEGYMSADEEPKGFEIVSMPPAGSLSAPGSDMARFMLAFLQGGELDGQRILRPETVKLMHTTITRGMPDLNGIGLGFYQQDLNGRRALGHGGDTNLFHSDLILLPDEGIGLYVSVNAAGRHDLGKWLRERLYQGFADRYLPDTRAPLAAGVDQATAEQHAAMLAGAYRNSRRADSTFLSILQLISPLKIEAVEGGRVAIELGGSRSTFREIKPFLWQEEHGKRRLQAIVEDGKIKRWGLEPYVFAFVFEPVPFMASSVMLLLLLGALLVALLTLLAWPVAARIRRRHGLPKPPRTLTWLRLACGVVLLSVALWTLSFVQMEKSDPSLLLVLAQASSFVGFLGGLGVALWHARTVLASGAKKDMALPALWVLSFAILTAVGLYHRLLSFNPHY
- a CDS encoding TonB-dependent receptor gives rise to the protein MYRSVLQLSNTGTNDLALGRRPASGLARCRAVSLAAATLVSLTCAQALAQEQQEATPAPAPAPAASTPSAPAAASNRTEVVTVTATRRREPIRDVPLRVETISTEVLEQSGAASLSDYVGTLPGVHVSSDGGPGRGQVEIRGVSVGSMSAPTVGIYIDDVAFGSSTSFVGEAVSALDLSLLDLHHVELLRGPQGTLYGAGAMGGLLKYVTNDPDPSGFSGKAGLAIRKSRNGGVGHTENAVFNVPLQEGVAALRVAAFNEHDGGYIRSVGRVNADHANEGDTRGVRVSVLFDPSNKLRVRLTATQQNIERDGTSIAQYDIATGQPLYGDLTHQLYRDEPYKIKTGVVSGAVEYEMGWARLNVIASAQRFEGETALDATDILGSEGLNFGGLDNDIDLRKRTAEVRLTSSRGPLEWLLGFYHNKETGSRDQRLYAQLPDNTETDFVRSSQPSLFQENAVYGDLTWNPSAAWSFTVGARSARNRQTYGTLTNGVRDFESSGKDSSKTYLATARYSIDKTSSVYFRAASGYRPGGPNPPAIDQNGQVIPGAPTTFQPDKLWSYEIGYKADLLDRRLFVEAALFDIRWDDLQQPIAIGATTLTGNAGEAESRGLELALRYKLDDRLSLDGSLAWTDATLTEDAPALGMSGARLPNTARVSANLGARYEFALGGYPAWAGFGVRHVGKRNAGFDSPETSVPNFRMSSYTLADLQAGVDLRGWQLGAFVRNLADKRAVSSADTALTAFGGPLRVTPVQPRTIGLNLTRAF
- a CDS encoding LacI family DNA-binding transcriptional regulator; translated protein: MATMKQVAERAGVSTSTVSHVINNTRAVSEDVRQRVLAVIDEMRYIPSAVARSLKNDKTHTIGVSVPDNTDPAIAELLRGIEDAAFAAGYTIMLCNGYDDPQRQAAHLRGLIERRIDGLVLVAGSARDELAPLLAGQRVPVVLADHDVAADLDLIGLDHEATGYAATRHLLELGHKRIACLAGPARHPATRERLAGCRRALDEAGLGLDPACVAHVAPDCQGGHEGARRLLALDRAPTALFACSDLMALGALRAAQEAGLRVPEDLSVVGACGLEMAAFSTPRLSTVTQPIYQMGHALTALLLQRIRGEQPPRRRERLRGQLVVRDSSARPPVRRLLAAAS
- a CDS encoding TerD family protein is translated as MAISLQKGGNVNLSKEAPGLTRVIIGLGWDPRSTDGAPFDLDGSAFLLKSDGKVRADTDFIFYNNLKSPEGSVVHAGDNTTGMGAGDDEKIAVDLARVPPEIEKISFCVTIHDADARRQNFGMVSKAYIRCLNASGDTEIARYDLSEDSSTETAMIFGELYRHGAEWKFRAVGQGFKGGLGPLARSFGVNV